In Candidatus Dependentiae bacterium, the genomic window ACTTGATGAAAGAAAACATCAAAGATGCTTGGAAAAAATCTATTCAAAATGACCTTGGTGAAATATTTTTTCTTGATGGTTCTTTAATTGGTCCAAAAGCAATATGGATCGCATCAGGACACGTTGAAAACTTTCATGATCCAATGATTGATTGCATGAACTGCAAAAAAAGATTTCGAACCGATGATGATCAAATCGACACCAATAAACCCTGTCCTTCTTGCGGTATTAAATCATGGACAGATATTCGAGATTTTAACCTCATGTTTCAAACACAGCTTGGTGCTGTGCAAGATGATAGTGCAAAAGCATATTTAAGACCTGAAACAGCACAAACAATATTTGTTCAATTTAAAAATGTTCTTTCAACAAACAGAGCGAAACTTCCTTTTGGAATAGCTCAAATTGGTAAATCATTTCGCAATGAAATTACGCCAAAACAGTTTCTATTTCGCATGAGAGAGTTTGAACAAATGGAACTTGAATGGTTTTGCAAAGATGCAACAAGCATGGATTCTTTTGAGTTCTGGGTTCAAAAACGTAAAGATTTTTACTCATCCATTGGAATCAACATGGATAAAATAAGATTGTATCAGCATCCAACAGAAAAACTTTCACATTATAGCAAATGTACTTTTGATGTTGAGTATCAGTTCCCTTTTGGGTTTAAAGAACTTGAAGGAATTGCACACCGTGGAACATTTGATTTAACCCAACACACCAAACATTCTGGCAAAGATTTAGCTGTTTTTGATCAAGCAACGGGAACAAGCGAAATTCCAACGGTCATCGAAACATCTGTGGGAGTTGATAGATTGTTCTTGACCCTTCTTTTTGATGCCTACACTCAAGACATCATGGATGGCGAAACAAGAATTCTTTTAAAACTACATCCAAAAATAGCTCCTATCAAAGCAGCTGTTTTACCTCTTACTAAAAAATTATCTGAGCAAGCTGAACCTTTATATAAAGCGTTA contains:
- a CDS encoding glycine--tRNA ligase, whose product is MSNPKAAIEHQVTLDNIVSLCKRKGFVFPAADIYGGINGIYDFGHLGYLMKENIKDAWKKSIQNDLGEIFFLDGSLIGPKAIWIASGHVENFHDPMIDCMNCKKRFRTDDDQIDTNKPCPSCGIKSWTDIRDFNLMFQTQLGAVQDDSAKAYLRPETAQTIFVQFKNVLSTNRAKLPFGIAQIGKSFRNEITPKQFLFRMREFEQMELEWFCKDATSMDSFEFWVQKRKDFYSSIGINMDKIRLYQHPTEKLSHYSKCTFDVEYQFPFGFKELEGIAHRGTFDLTQHTKHSGKDLAVFDQATGTSEIPTVIETSVGVDRLFLTLLFDAYTQDIMDGETRILLKLHPKIAPIKAAVLPLTKKLSEQAEPLYKALKKRFINIDFDDSASIGKRYRRQDEIGTPVCFTFDFDSLEDHKVTVRNRDTGAQERIAITQAESYLENLLNS